The following proteins are co-located in the Pseudomonas sp. ATCC 13867 genome:
- the phaC gene encoding class II poly(R)-hydroxyalkanoic acid synthase → MREKAEPGSVPVPTEFMNVQSAIVGLRGKDMLSTLRMLALQGVRQPVHSARHLAAFGKQMGRVLIGDSPLQPNPQDTRFQDPSWRLNPLYRRTVQAYLAWQKQLLAWIDESNLDGDDRARARFLLSILSDAASPSNTLLNPLAVKELFNTGGQSLLKGAQHLLDDLMHNGGMPNQVNRSAFEIGQNLATTPGAVVFRNQVLELIQYKPLGEHLHARPLLVVPPQINKFYIFDLTAEKSFVQYALKNNLQLFMVSWRNPDARHREWGLSTYVSALDEAIEVCRSISGSRSVNLMGACSGGLTIAALQGHLQARRQLRKVASATYLVSLLDSQVETPAALFADEQTLESSKRRSYQHGVLDGRDMARIFAWMRPNDLVWNYWVNNYLLGKQPPAFDILYWNNDNTRLPAALHGDFLDFFKHNPLARPGAMEVNSTAIDLKKVAVDNFHVAGITDHITPWDAVYRSAQLLGGESRFVLSNSGHIQSILNPPGNPKACYFDNGKLSSDPRAWYYDTQRHEGSWWPLWLEWIQQRSGERRPVSFELGNTEYPAKEAAPGTYVHVR, encoded by the coding sequence ATGCGAGAGAAAGCCGAGCCGGGTAGCGTCCCCGTCCCCACCGAGTTCATGAATGTGCAGAGCGCCATCGTCGGCCTGCGCGGCAAGGACATGCTGTCCACCCTGCGCATGCTCGCCCTGCAGGGTGTCCGCCAGCCGGTCCACTCGGCCCGGCACCTGGCGGCCTTCGGCAAGCAGATGGGACGGGTGCTGATCGGCGACTCGCCGCTGCAGCCCAACCCGCAGGACACGCGCTTCCAGGATCCGTCCTGGCGCCTCAACCCGCTCTACCGGCGCACCGTGCAGGCTTACCTGGCCTGGCAGAAGCAGTTGCTGGCGTGGATCGACGAAAGCAACCTGGACGGTGACGACCGCGCCCGCGCGCGCTTTCTGCTGTCGATCCTGTCCGATGCGGCATCGCCCTCGAACACCCTGCTCAACCCGCTGGCGGTGAAGGAGTTGTTCAACACCGGCGGGCAGAGCCTGCTCAAGGGCGCGCAGCACCTGCTCGACGACCTGATGCACAACGGCGGCATGCCCAACCAGGTCAACCGCAGCGCCTTCGAGATCGGCCAGAACCTGGCCACCACACCCGGCGCCGTGGTGTTCCGCAACCAAGTGCTGGAGCTGATCCAGTACAAGCCGCTGGGCGAGCACCTGCACGCCAGGCCGCTGCTGGTGGTGCCGCCGCAGATCAACAAGTTCTACATCTTCGACCTGACGGCGGAGAAGAGCTTCGTCCAGTACGCCCTGAAGAACAATCTGCAGCTGTTCATGGTCAGCTGGCGCAACCCCGACGCGCGCCACCGCGAGTGGGGCCTGTCCACCTACGTCAGCGCACTGGACGAGGCCATCGAGGTCTGCCGCTCGATCAGCGGCAGCCGCAGCGTCAACCTGATGGGCGCCTGCTCCGGCGGCCTGACCATCGCCGCGTTGCAGGGCCACCTGCAGGCACGCCGACAACTGCGCAAGGTCGCCAGCGCCACCTACCTGGTGAGCCTGCTCGACAGCCAGGTGGAAACCCCCGCCGCGCTGTTCGCCGACGAGCAGACCCTGGAAAGCAGCAAGCGCCGCTCCTACCAGCACGGCGTGCTGGATGGTCGCGACATGGCCAGGATCTTCGCCTGGATGCGCCCCAACGACCTGGTCTGGAACTACTGGGTCAACAACTACCTGCTGGGCAAGCAGCCGCCGGCCTTCGACATCCTCTACTGGAACAACGACAACACCCGCCTGCCGGCCGCGCTGCACGGCGACTTCCTCGACTTCTTCAAGCACAACCCGCTGGCCCGGCCAGGGGCGATGGAGGTCAACAGTACCGCCATCGACCTGAAGAAAGTCGCGGTGGACAACTTCCACGTCGCCGGCATCACCGACCACATCACCCCCTGGGACGCGGTCTACCGCTCGGCCCAGTTGCTGGGCGGCGAGAGCCGCTTCGTGCTGTCCAACAGCGGGCACATCCAGAGCATCCTCAACCCGCCGGGCAACCCCAAGGCCTGCTACTTCGACAACGGCAAGCTGAGCTCCGACCCGCGCGCCTGGTACTACGACACCCAGCGCCACGAAGGCAGCTGGTGGCCGCTGTGGCTGGAGTGGATCCAGCAGCGCTCCGGCGAGCGCCGGCCGGTGAGTTTCGAGTTGGGCAACACCGAGTACCCGGCCAAAGAGGCCGCGCCGGGGACCTACGTACACGTGCGCTGA
- the phaZ gene encoding poly(3-hydroxyalkanoate) depolymerase has product MKTEPVPPAGAVENDVAPQLPAATEVIAEPRRAKARRSSPEAAPSKAPAAQPFEFRTIELDGQTIRTAVRPGKAHMTPLLIFNGIGANLELVFPFVAALDPDLEVIAFDVPGVGGSSTPSTPYRFPGLAKLAARMLDYLDYGQVTAIGVSWGGALAQQFAHDYPERCKKLILAATAAGAVMVPGKPKVLWRMASPRRYIQPSYGVHIAPDIYGGAFRRDPRLALAFASKVRSSGQLGYYWQLFAGLGWTSIHWLHKIRQPTLVLAGDDDPIIPLINMRMLAWRIPNAELHVIDDGHLFLVTRAESVAPIIMKFLREERQRAVIHPRPFTPKAG; this is encoded by the coding sequence ATGAAGACAGAACCTGTCCCGCCCGCAGGCGCCGTCGAGAACGACGTCGCCCCGCAACTGCCAGCGGCCACCGAGGTGATCGCCGAGCCCCGGCGCGCCAAGGCCCGGCGCAGCAGCCCGGAGGCGGCGCCGAGCAAGGCGCCGGCCGCCCAGCCCTTCGAGTTCCGCACCATCGAACTCGACGGGCAGACCATCCGCACCGCCGTGCGGCCGGGCAAGGCGCACATGACGCCGCTGCTGATCTTCAACGGCATCGGCGCCAACCTGGAGCTGGTGTTTCCCTTCGTCGCCGCGCTGGACCCGGACCTGGAGGTGATCGCCTTCGATGTCCCTGGCGTCGGCGGCTCGTCCACGCCCAGCACGCCGTACCGCTTCCCGGGCCTGGCGAAGCTGGCCGCGCGGATGCTCGACTACCTGGACTACGGCCAGGTGACGGCCATCGGTGTGTCCTGGGGCGGCGCCCTGGCGCAGCAGTTCGCCCATGACTACCCGGAGCGCTGCAAGAAGCTGATCCTCGCCGCCACCGCCGCCGGCGCGGTGATGGTGCCGGGCAAGCCCAAGGTGCTCTGGCGCATGGCCAGCCCGCGCCGCTACATCCAGCCTTCCTACGGCGTGCACATCGCCCCGGACATCTACGGCGGCGCCTTCCGCCGCGACCCCAGACTGGCCCTGGCCTTCGCCAGCAAGGTGCGTTCCTCCGGCCAGCTTGGCTACTACTGGCAGCTGTTCGCGGGCCTGGGCTGGACCAGCATCCACTGGCTGCACAAGATCCGTCAGCCGACCCTGGTGCTGGCGGGCGACGACGACCCGATCATCCCGCTGATCAACATGCGCATGCTCGCCTGGCGCATCCCCAACGCGGAGCTGCACGTGATCGACGACGGCCACCTGTTCCTGGTGACCCGCGCCGAGAGCGTGGCGCCGATCATCATGAAGTTCCTCCGGGAAGAACGGCAACGCGCGGTCATCCACCCTCGCCCGTTCACTCCCAAGGCCGGTTGA
- the phaC gene encoding class II poly(R)-hydroxyalkanoic acid synthase, producing the protein MTQKNNNDLPQQAAENTLNLSPVIGIQGKDLLTSARMVLLQAVKQPFHSAKHVAHFSLELKNVLLGRSDLKPSDDDRRFNDPAWSQNPLYRRYLQTYLAWRKELHTWIGDSDLSSQDISRGQFVINLMTEAMAPTNTLSNPAAVKRFFETGGKSLLDGLTHLAKDLVNNGGMPSQVNMDAFEVGKNLALTEGAVVFRNDVLELIQYKPITESVHERPLLVVPPQINKFYVFDLSPEKSLARFCLRNSVQTFIISWRNPTKAQREWGLTTYIEALKEAIDVVLAITGSKDLNMLGACSGGITTVTLLGHYAALGENKVHAFTQMVSVLDFEMNTQIALFADEKTLETAKRRSYQSGVLEGKDMAKVFAWMRPNDLIWNYWVNNYLLGNEPPAFDILFWNNDTTRLPAALHGELVEMFKTNPLTRAGALEVSGTPIDLKQVTCDFYCVAGLSDHITPWEACYRSARLLGGKCEFILSNSGHIQSILNPPGNPKARFMTGPELSADPKTWQEHASKHADSWWLHWQNWLAERSGKTRKAPTALGNKAHPAAEAAPGTYVHER; encoded by the coding sequence ATGACCCAGAAGAACAACAACGATCTGCCTCAGCAAGCCGCGGAAAACACCCTGAATCTCAGCCCGGTGATCGGCATCCAGGGCAAGGACCTGCTCACCTCTGCCCGCATGGTGCTGCTGCAGGCGGTCAAGCAGCCGTTCCACAGCGCCAAGCACGTGGCCCACTTCAGCCTTGAGCTGAAGAACGTGCTGCTCGGCAGGTCCGACCTCAAGCCCTCGGACGACGACCGGCGCTTCAACGACCCGGCCTGGAGCCAGAACCCGCTCTACCGTCGCTACCTGCAGACCTACCTGGCCTGGCGCAAGGAGCTGCATACCTGGATCGGCGACAGCGACCTGTCCAGCCAGGACATCAGTCGCGGCCAGTTCGTCATCAACCTGATGACCGAAGCGATGGCACCGACCAATACGCTGTCCAACCCGGCGGCGGTCAAACGCTTCTTCGAGACCGGCGGCAAGAGCCTGCTCGACGGCCTCACCCACCTGGCCAAGGACCTGGTGAACAACGGCGGCATGCCCAGCCAGGTGAACATGGACGCCTTCGAGGTCGGCAAGAACCTGGCCCTGACCGAAGGCGCAGTGGTGTTCCGCAACGATGTGCTGGAACTGATCCAGTACAAGCCGATCACCGAGAGCGTGCACGAGCGCCCGCTGCTGGTGGTGCCGCCGCAGATCAACAAGTTCTACGTCTTCGACCTGTCGCCGGAGAAGAGCCTGGCGCGCTTCTGCCTGCGCAACAGCGTGCAGACCTTCATCATCAGCTGGCGCAACCCGACCAAGGCGCAACGCGAGTGGGGCCTGACCACCTACATCGAGGCCCTCAAGGAAGCCATCGACGTGGTCCTGGCGATCACCGGCAGCAAGGACCTGAACATGCTCGGCGCCTGCTCCGGCGGCATCACCACGGTGACGCTGCTGGGCCACTACGCGGCCCTGGGCGAGAACAAGGTGCATGCCTTCACCCAGATGGTCAGCGTGCTGGACTTCGAGATGAACACCCAGATCGCCCTGTTCGCCGACGAGAAGACCCTGGAGACCGCCAAGCGCCGCTCGTACCAGTCCGGCGTGCTGGAAGGCAAGGACATGGCCAAGGTGTTCGCCTGGATGCGGCCGAACGACCTGATCTGGAACTACTGGGTCAACAACTACCTGCTGGGCAACGAGCCGCCGGCCTTCGACATCCTGTTCTGGAACAACGACACCACCCGCCTGCCGGCCGCGCTGCACGGCGAACTGGTGGAGATGTTCAAGACCAATCCGCTGACCCGCGCGGGCGCGCTGGAAGTCTCCGGCACGCCGATCGACCTCAAGCAGGTCACCTGCGACTTCTACTGCGTGGCCGGCCTGTCCGACCACATCACGCCCTGGGAAGCCTGCTACCGCTCCGCGCGGCTGCTGGGCGGCAAGTGTGAGTTCATCCTCTCCAACAGCGGGCACATCCAGAGCATCCTCAACCCGCCGGGCAACCCCAAGGCGCGCTTCATGACCGGACCGGAGCTCTCCGCCGATCCGAAGACCTGGCAGGAACACGCCAGCAAGCATGCCGACTCCTGGTGGCTGCACTGGCAGAACTGGCTGGCCGAGCGCTCGGGCAAGACCCGCAAGGCGCCCACCGCGCTGGGCAACAAGGCCCACCCGGCCGCCGAAGCCGCCCCCGGAACCTACGTACACGAACGATGA
- a CDS encoding gamma-butyrobetaine hydroxylase-like domain-containing protein, with protein MRLPTAIKLHKASKTLELEYAPGERYSLSAEFLRVHSPSAEVQGHGNPVLQVGKLNVGLSGLEPAGQYALKLTFDDGHDSGLFTWDYLYELCVRHDEMWADYLAQLEKAGKSRDPSESVVKLML; from the coding sequence ATGCGCCTGCCCACCGCCATCAAACTACACAAAGCCTCGAAGACCCTGGAGCTGGAATACGCCCCGGGCGAACGCTACAGCCTGAGCGCGGAATTCCTCCGCGTGCATTCGCCCTCGGCGGAAGTGCAGGGCCACGGCAACCCGGTGCTGCAGGTCGGCAAGCTGAACGTCGGCCTCAGCGGCCTGGAGCCGGCCGGGCAGTACGCGCTCAAGCTGACCTTCGACGACGGCCATGACAGCGGGCTGTTCACCTGGGATTACCTCTACGAACTGTGCGTTCGCCACGACGAGATGTGGGCCGATTACCTGGCGCAACTGGAGAAGGCCGGCAAGTCGCGCGACCCGTCGGAGTCCGTGGTCAAGCTGATGCTGTAA
- the hslU gene encoding ATP-dependent protease ATPase subunit HslU, which yields MSMTPREIVHELNRHIIGQDDAKRAVAIALRNRWRRMQLPAELRAEVTPKNILMIGPTGVGKTEIARRLAKLANAPFIKVEATKFTEVGYVGRDVESIIRDLADAAIKMLREQEVQKVKYRAEDAAEERILDALLPPARTGGFGDEPAREDSNTRQLFRKRLREGQLDDKEIDIEVADVPAGVEIMAPPGMEEMTSQLQNLFSNMGKGKRKSRKLKVAEAMKLIRDEEAQRLVNEEDLKARALEAVEQNGIVFIDEIDKIAKRGNVGGADVSREGVQRDLLPLIEGCTVNTKLGMVKTDHILFIASGAFHLSKPSDLVPELQGRLPIRVELKALTPSDFERILKEPHASLTEQYTALLNTEGLGIEFAADGIKRLAEIAYQVNEKTENIGARRLHTLLERLLEEVSFDAADLASEHSDKPIVIDAAYVNGHLGELAQDEDLSRYIL from the coding sequence ATGTCCATGACTCCCCGCGAGATCGTCCACGAACTCAACCGTCACATCATCGGCCAGGACGACGCCAAGCGCGCCGTGGCCATCGCCCTGCGCAACCGCTGGCGGCGCATGCAGCTGCCGGCCGAACTGCGCGCCGAGGTGACGCCGAAGAACATCCTGATGATCGGCCCGACCGGCGTCGGCAAGACCGAGATCGCCCGTCGCCTGGCCAAGCTGGCCAATGCGCCGTTCATCAAGGTGGAAGCGACCAAGTTCACCGAAGTGGGCTATGTCGGCCGCGACGTCGAGTCGATCATCCGCGACCTCGCCGATGCCGCGATCAAGATGCTGCGCGAGCAGGAAGTACAGAAGGTGAAGTACCGCGCCGAAGACGCCGCCGAAGAGCGCATCCTCGACGCCCTGCTGCCGCCGGCGCGTACCGGTGGCTTCGGTGACGAGCCGGCGCGCGAGGATTCCAACACCCGCCAGCTGTTCCGCAAGCGCCTGCGCGAAGGCCAGCTGGACGACAAGGAAATCGACATCGAGGTCGCCGACGTTCCGGCGGGCGTGGAAATCATGGCCCCGCCCGGCATGGAAGAGATGACCAGCCAGTTGCAGAACCTGTTCTCCAACATGGGCAAGGGCAAGCGCAAGAGCCGCAAGCTGAAGGTCGCCGAGGCCATGAAGCTGATCCGCGACGAGGAAGCGCAGCGCCTGGTCAATGAAGAAGACCTCAAGGCCCGCGCCCTGGAAGCGGTCGAGCAGAACGGCATCGTCTTCATCGACGAGATCGACAAGATCGCCAAGCGCGGCAACGTGGGCGGCGCCGACGTCTCCCGCGAGGGCGTGCAGCGCGACCTGCTGCCGCTGATCGAGGGCTGCACCGTGAACACCAAGCTGGGCATGGTGAAGACCGACCACATCCTGTTCATCGCCTCGGGCGCCTTCCACCTGTCCAAGCCCAGCGACCTGGTGCCGGAACTGCAGGGCCGCCTGCCGATCCGTGTCGAGCTCAAAGCCCTGACCCCGAGCGACTTCGAGCGCATCCTCAAGGAGCCGCACGCCTCGCTGACCGAGCAGTACACCGCGCTGCTCAACACCGAGGGCCTGGGTATCGAGTTCGCCGCCGACGGCATCAAGCGCCTGGCGGAGATCGCCTACCAGGTCAACGAGAAGACCGAGAACATCGGTGCCCGTCGCCTGCACACCCTGCTCGAGCGCCTGCTCGAAGAGGTGTCCTTCGACGCCGCCGACCTGGCCAGCGAGCACAGCGACAAGCCGATCGTGATCGACGCGGCCTACGTCAACGGTCACCTGGGCGAACTGGCGCAGGACGAGGATCTGTCGCGGTATATCCTGTAA
- the hslV gene encoding ATP-dependent protease subunit HslV, whose product MTTIVSVRRNGKVVMGGDGQVSLGNTVMKGNAKKVRRLYHGEVLAGFAGATADAFTLFERFEQQLEKHQGHLVRAAVELAKDWRTDRSLSRLEAMLAVANKDASLIITGNGDVVEPEHGLIAMGSGGGFAQAAALALLQKGSDDMSAREIAETALNIAGSICVFTNQNLTLEELDSAI is encoded by the coding sequence TTGACCACCATCGTATCTGTCCGCCGTAACGGCAAAGTCGTCATGGGCGGCGACGGCCAGGTTTCCCTGGGCAACACCGTGATGAAAGGCAACGCGAAGAAAGTCCGCCGCCTGTACCACGGTGAAGTGCTGGCCGGCTTCGCCGGCGCCACCGCCGATGCCTTCACCCTCTTCGAGCGCTTCGAGCAGCAACTGGAGAAACACCAGGGCCACCTGGTGCGCGCCGCCGTCGAACTGGCCAAGGACTGGCGCACCGACCGTTCCCTGAGCCGACTGGAAGCCATGCTCGCCGTGGCCAACAAGGACGCCTCCCTGATCATCACCGGCAACGGCGACGTGGTCGAACCCGAGCATGGCCTGATCGCAATGGGTTCTGGCGGCGGCTTCGCCCAGGCGGCGGCCCTGGCCCTGCTGCAGAAAGGCAGCGACGACATGAGCGCCCGCGAGATCGCCGAGACCGCCCTGAACATCGCCGGCTCCATCTGCGTGTTCACCAACCAGAACCTGACCCTTGAGGAGCTCGACAGCGCCATCTAA
- a CDS encoding SPOR domain-containing protein, with product MAKKKPAPKRGASRYQAPAKKSSVPGWVWLVAGLAIGGFIMFLMKLEPGRNDVKREKPEAPKALVGSNKPSGTMQQQPAAPTGVKPKYDFYTLLPGSEVAVPPEAVPPPAKPQPAQPPQTVVATKEEAEKIDTQRALAALSGQNPPPPAVVKPSTAAANPVATAQKQAQTPATPAKPTPPPAVAATQYYLQAGSFRKQSDADHLRAQIIMMGQNARVESGTVRDETWYRVMVGPYGDRTKASAAQKQLAGNGFSNLLLQQRQTR from the coding sequence ATGGCGAAGAAGAAACCCGCTCCCAAGCGCGGCGCCAGCCGCTACCAGGCCCCGGCCAAGAAGAGTTCGGTCCCCGGCTGGGTCTGGCTGGTCGCCGGCCTGGCCATCGGCGGCTTCATCATGTTCCTGATGAAGCTGGAGCCGGGTCGCAACGACGTCAAACGCGAGAAGCCGGAGGCGCCCAAGGCCCTGGTCGGCTCCAACAAGCCCTCCGGCACCATGCAGCAACAGCCGGCCGCACCCACCGGGGTGAAGCCCAAGTACGACTTCTACACCCTGCTGCCCGGCTCGGAAGTCGCCGTGCCGCCCGAAGCCGTGCCGCCGCCGGCCAAGCCGCAACCCGCGCAGCCGCCGCAGACCGTGGTGGCGACCAAGGAAGAAGCCGAGAAGATCGACACCCAGCGCGCCCTGGCCGCCCTGAGCGGACAGAATCCGCCGCCGCCCGCGGTGGTCAAGCCGTCGACCGCCGCCGCCAACCCGGTCGCGACGGCGCAGAAGCAGGCGCAGACCCCGGCCACCCCCGCCAAGCCCACGCCACCACCGGCGGTGGCCGCCACCCAGTACTACCTGCAGGCCGGCTCGTTCCGCAAGCAGTCCGACGCCGACCACCTGCGCGCACAGATCATCATGATGGGCCAGAACGCCCGCGTGGAATCGGGCACTGTGCGCGACGAAACCTGGTACCGGGTGATGGTCGGCCCCTATGGCGACCGCACCAAGGCCTCGGCCGCGCAGAAGCAGTTGGCCGGCAACGGCTTCAGCAATCTGCTGTTACAGCAGCGCCAGACCCGCTGA